The Desulfitobacterium chlororespirans DSM 11544 genome contains the following window.
AAGAACACACACCCAAGACTAACAGCCATTGTAACTACGCAAAGTCCAACTAGGAAGGCAATCGATTTGGGGGATAATTTCGAACTATCACTCATATCATAATCCTCCTCTCTTTGTCTCCAATTGTTGAGGCTTTTTTGCGGCAGCTTGTTTAGCGATTATTACTACTTTCACTTAAAGTATACTATACTCACTCTTTCAGCTCCACCCAAAAAATCCTATTTTTTCTTTAAATTTTCTACAATATCACTATATTTGACAGGTAGACCTCCAATTTGACAGATTAACCTACAATATGACCGAAAACATTACAAATAGTGCAAATCATTGCAAGTGCTTATATCCGTATAAAGAATTTTTATACTTAATAATTCTTTCATTATGATGTAACATTAAGGTAGGTGCCTTGTTGCTAAAAAGTCTCGCGAATCACAACGAAACACTTGAGAGAAGGTGAGCATTTGGACACTTACCAGTTGAAAATTTTCATCGCTGTATCTAAATTTCAAAGCATTTCTAAGGCTGCTAAAGTCATGCATTTAAGCCAGCCCGCGGTGAGTACACATATAAAAAATTTAGAAGAGTATTACAGGGGTCCCTTATTTGAACGGACACAGCAAGGCGTTTCTCTTACGAAAGCAGGGCAGGTCTTCTATACCTATGCCCAACGGATCTTGACAATTCAAGAAGAGATGGAACAGCAATTGGAAATTACCATGCAACATGAGAATAATCAAATTATTGTGGGCGCAAGTACAACGATTGGCAATGTTTCCCTTCCTTGTTCAATCTACTTGTTTAAAGAAGAATATCCCGAAGTAAATATTCGGCTCGAAATTGCCAATGCCGAAGAAATACTGCGTAAAGTCAAAGCAGAGCAAGTGGATTTTGGTGTGGTGGAAATACTTCCTGAAATGCCAGGAATCAGTACCCATCATGTTACTTCAGATGAATTGGTATTGATTGTTCCCCCAGCTCACCCCGCTCCAACCGATAAAATTACTTTAAAGGAATTCTTAAGTCAGCCATTAATTATGCGTGAACCTGGATCGGGGACTCACAAAGTGCTGGCTCAATTCCTTGAAGCTCAAGGTTATACTTTTAAAGAGCTTAATATAATTACTGAAATGACCACCATAGATGCCATTAAGTCTGCCGTGCAAGCAGGGATGGGGGGAGCTGTCGTACCTCGTTTATCCGTAAAAAAGGAGGTTTATCAAGGCTCTCTTAGGGCCCTTACGATTATGGATTTGGATATGCCCTTGAATTATAATATTATTAAGTTCGAACATCATTATTTGTCTTCTAAAACCAGACAATTAATCAAATTTCTCACGGATCCGGAAGAACGTTTTCTATGTTAATATCGGTTACAACAAAAACCGCACTAAAAGTTTCGCTCCCAGCCAAGCCCCCATAAACACTGCAACAGCGAAAATCCATCCTGACAGCGAACTTGAAGCAATACCATTGAGTACCAAGCCAATATTGCATCCGTAGGCAACACGAGCCCCATAGCCCATAAGAATTCCGCCGATTAACGCAGAAATCGCAAATTTTTTATCCTTAATCGGATGAAAACGTGCCTGGGAAGCAGCGAGTGTCGCCCAAAAAGCTCCCAGAATCACGCCCAGGTTTAAATATGTTCCATCAGATAATAACAATTGCTTAAGGTTAATATCTATATTACTAACTAAGCCGATCTTTGAACCCATCCATACAGACCATTCCTCAATGTTTGTAGTAATCCCCCAAGGCCTTTTTCTGATTACCAAAACCAGCATATTTAAAATGGCCAATACCGCCGCACCAACCCAATAAGCCCAAGGTCCCTTATAAATAATCTCCAG
Protein-coding sequences here:
- a CDS encoding LysR family transcriptional regulator — protein: MDTYQLKIFIAVSKFQSISKAAKVMHLSQPAVSTHIKNLEEYYRGPLFERTQQGVSLTKAGQVFYTYAQRILTIQEEMEQQLEITMQHENNQIIVGASTTIGNVSLPCSIYLFKEEYPEVNIRLEIANAEEILRKVKAEQVDFGVVEILPEMPGISTHHVTSDELVLIVPPAHPAPTDKITLKEFLSQPLIMREPGSGTHKVLAQFLEAQGYTFKELNIITEMTTIDAIKSAVQAGMGGAVVPRLSVKKEVYQGSLRALTIMDLDMPLNYNIIKFEHHYLSSKTRQLIKFLTDPEERFLC
- a CDS encoding YeeE/YedE thiosulfate transporter family protein; the encoded protein is MGKKLEIIYKGPWAYWVGAAVLAILNMLVLVIRKRPWGITTNIEEWSVWMGSKIGLVSNIDINLKQLLLSDGTYLNLGVILGAFWATLAASQARFHPIKDKKFAISALIGGILMGYGARVAYGCNIGLVLNGIASSSLSGWIFAVAVFMGAWLGAKLLVRFLL